One Sanguibacter keddieii DSM 10542 genomic window carries:
- the glgP gene encoding alpha-glucan family phosphorylase, with product MKAIRRFTVRTVLPAALQDLDELAHNLRWSWHGPTRDLFESLDPALWASVKADPVALLGALSPEKLAALAGDAELVDRVRAEAAGLRTYLTEPRWYQGAGDDLPAAVAYFSPEFGITKVLPQYSGGLGILAGDHLKSASDLGVPIVGVGLLYGAGYFVQSLTRDGWQVEDYPLLDPDGMPITLVREDDGTPATVSIALPAGRTLHAHVWMAAVGRVPLLLLDSNIPDNDDLARKVTDRLYGGGGEHRLQQELLLGVGGVRALRLWSRLTGAPEPEVYHTNEGHAGFLGVERVAELVAQHGLGVDEALEAVRSATVFTTHTPVPAGIDRFGVDTISQYFGGDNEIAGVPLDRILALGAEDYEGGDPTVFNMAVMGLRLGGRANGVSLLHGEVSRGMFNGLWPGFDGSEVPISSITNGVHAPTWVDRRVSELAESRFTPAELEGATGWLNPDAISDAELWAVRRELRAQTVEDARARLRKSWRKRGASPAELGWVDEALSPDVLTIGFARRVPTYKRLTLMLRDPDRLRALLLDPERPVQLIIAGKSHPADDQGKRLIQQLVKFTDDPAVRHRIVFLPNYDIGMAQTLYPGCDVWLNNPLRPLEACGTSGMKAALNGGLNLSILDGWWDEWFDGENGWAIPTADGVEDADRRDDLEAAALYDLIESQVAQRFYDRGEDGTPQHWLQQVRHTLATLGPKVQATRMVEDYVRRLYAPAAVAGRALHGSGYAGAKDLAGWKATVRSDWSQVRVDHVESAGLGESPQVGDRLAVRAYVSLGALSPSDVDVQVVHGKVSESDEMSSFETQSLEVTETYENGRFAFGGEVVLDFSGAFGYTVRIVPRHTGLANVAELGLVANA from the coding sequence GTGAAAGCCATCCGCAGGTTCACCGTCCGCACCGTCCTCCCCGCCGCGCTCCAGGATCTCGACGAGCTCGCCCACAACCTCCGCTGGTCGTGGCACGGCCCGACCCGCGACCTGTTCGAGAGCCTCGACCCCGCGCTCTGGGCCTCGGTCAAGGCGGACCCGGTCGCTCTCCTGGGGGCGCTGAGCCCCGAGAAGCTCGCCGCGCTCGCGGGCGACGCGGAGCTCGTGGACCGCGTCCGCGCCGAGGCCGCAGGCCTGCGTACGTACCTCACGGAGCCGCGCTGGTACCAGGGCGCCGGTGACGACCTCCCGGCCGCGGTCGCGTACTTCTCCCCGGAGTTCGGCATCACCAAGGTCCTGCCGCAGTACTCCGGTGGCCTCGGGATCCTCGCGGGCGACCACCTCAAGAGCGCCTCCGACCTCGGTGTGCCGATCGTCGGTGTCGGCCTGCTCTACGGCGCGGGCTACTTCGTCCAGTCGCTGACCCGCGACGGGTGGCAGGTCGAGGACTACCCGCTGCTCGACCCCGACGGCATGCCCATCACGCTGGTCCGCGAGGACGACGGCACGCCCGCGACCGTCTCGATCGCTCTGCCCGCCGGCCGGACCCTGCACGCCCACGTGTGGATGGCCGCCGTGGGCCGGGTGCCGCTCCTGCTGCTGGACTCGAACATCCCCGACAACGACGACCTCGCCCGCAAGGTCACCGACCGCCTGTACGGCGGCGGTGGCGAGCACCGCCTCCAGCAGGAGCTGCTGCTCGGCGTCGGCGGCGTCCGCGCGCTGCGCCTGTGGTCGCGCCTCACCGGCGCGCCGGAGCCCGAGGTCTACCACACCAACGAGGGGCACGCGGGGTTCCTCGGTGTCGAGCGCGTGGCCGAGCTCGTCGCGCAGCACGGCCTCGGTGTCGACGAGGCGCTCGAGGCCGTCCGCTCCGCGACGGTCTTCACCACGCACACCCCCGTGCCGGCCGGCATCGACCGCTTTGGCGTCGACACCATCAGCCAGTACTTCGGCGGGGACAACGAGATCGCGGGCGTGCCGCTCGACCGCATCCTCGCCCTCGGGGCCGAGGACTACGAGGGCGGCGACCCGACCGTCTTCAACATGGCTGTCATGGGCCTGCGCCTGGGTGGCCGGGCGAACGGCGTCTCGCTGCTGCACGGCGAGGTGTCGCGCGGCATGTTCAACGGTCTGTGGCCGGGCTTCGACGGCTCCGAGGTGCCGATCAGCTCGATCACCAACGGCGTGCACGCCCCGACCTGGGTCGACCGTCGCGTGAGCGAGCTCGCCGAGAGCCGATTCACCCCCGCCGAGCTCGAGGGGGCGACCGGCTGGCTGAACCCGGACGCGATCTCCGACGCGGAGCTGTGGGCCGTGCGCCGCGAGCTGCGCGCGCAGACCGTCGAGGACGCCCGCGCCCGGCTGCGCAAGTCGTGGCGCAAGCGCGGCGCGAGCCCCGCCGAGCTCGGCTGGGTGGACGAGGCGCTCTCGCCCGACGTCCTCACGATCGGCTTCGCCCGTCGTGTCCCGACGTACAAGCGGCTCACGCTCATGCTGCGCGACCCCGACCGTCTCCGCGCGCTCCTGCTCGACCCCGAGCGCCCGGTCCAGCTGATCATCGCGGGGAAGTCGCACCCCGCCGACGACCAGGGCAAGCGCCTCATCCAGCAGCTCGTGAAGTTCACCGACGACCCCGCGGTGCGCCACCGCATCGTCTTCCTGCCGAACTACGACATCGGCATGGCCCAGACGCTGTACCCGGGCTGCGACGTGTGGCTCAACAACCCGCTGCGCCCGCTCGAGGCCTGCGGGACGTCGGGCATGAAGGCCGCCCTCAACGGCGGGCTCAACCTGTCGATCCTCGACGGCTGGTGGGACGAGTGGTTCGACGGCGAGAACGGCTGGGCCATCCCGACGGCCGACGGCGTCGAGGACGCGGACCGGCGCGACGACCTCGAGGCCGCCGCGCTCTACGACCTCATCGAGTCGCAGGTCGCCCAGCGCTTCTACGACCGCGGTGAGGACGGCACCCCGCAGCACTGGCTGCAGCAGGTCCGTCACACCCTCGCGACCCTCGGCCCGAAGGTCCAGGCGACCCGCATGGTCGAGGACTACGTCCGACGGCTCTACGCACCCGCCGCCGTCGCCGGCCGGGCGCTGCACGGCTCCGGGTACGCCGGCGCCAAGGACCTCGCCGGCTGGAAGGCGACGGTCCGGTCCGACTGGTCGCAGGTCCGCGTGGACCACGTCGAGTCCGCAGGGCTCGGGGAGTCCCCGCAGGTGGGCGACCGCCTCGCCGTGCGCGCCTACGTCTCGCTCGGCGCGCTGTCGCCGTCGGACGTCGACGTGCAGGTGGTCCACGGCAAGGTCTCCGAGTCGGACGAGATGTCGTCCTTCGAGACGCAGTCGCTCGAGGTGACGGAGACCTACGAGAACGGCCGGTTCGCCTTCGGCGGCGAGGTCGTCCTCGACTTCTCCGGGGCCTTCGGCTACACCGTGCGCATCGTCCCGCGCCACACGGGCCTCGCCAACGTCGCCGAGCTCGGCCTCGTCGCCAACGCCTGA
- a CDS encoding GNAT family N-acetyltransferase: protein MSSFALVELTPDNLPAAAALRVAPGQEGFVATVLESVAEAYVNPPAWPRVVLRDGEVVGFVMASFDPDNEIEELRAGVWRLLVGASAQRSGVGRFAVEQVADEARRRGLDRITVLWERGEGGPEGFYLRLGFEPTGVELFGEVVGALDI from the coding sequence ATGTCTTCTTTCGCGCTCGTCGAGCTGACTCCGGACAACCTGCCTGCTGCTGCCGCGCTGCGGGTCGCGCCGGGGCAGGAGGGGTTCGTGGCGACGGTGCTCGAGTCCGTGGCCGAGGCGTACGTGAACCCGCCGGCCTGGCCGCGCGTCGTGCTGCGCGACGGCGAGGTCGTGGGCTTCGTCATGGCGAGCTTCGACCCGGACAACGAGATCGAGGAGCTCCGCGCCGGCGTCTGGAGGCTCCTGGTGGGGGCCTCGGCGCAGCGCTCGGGCGTCGGGCGCTTCGCCGTCGAGCAGGTGGCCGACGAGGCCCGACGGCGTGGTCTCGACCGCATCACGGTCCTGTGGGAGCGCGGCGAGGGCGGGCCCGAGGGCTTCTACCTGCGTCTCGGCTTCGAGCCGACCGGCGTCGAGCTCTTCGGCGAGGTCGTCGGCGCGCTCGACATCTGA
- a CDS encoding GNAT family N-acetyltransferase: MTGSEKAGASSAATAVTEGGLVWEVVSPGSDAARRVLTEYFDDIVGRYWGRPALPDEVAAAMADEPSDDLQGETGLLLVASSAGVPVACGGVRHAGDGDADLTRVYVAPSQRGRRLGGELVGRLEVLAAAAGVRTLRLDVRGDLTQARSLYQRLGFVDVEPFSDARYADHWMAKALAQP; encoded by the coding sequence GTGACCGGCTCCGAGAAGGCCGGGGCGTCGTCCGCGGCGACGGCCGTCACGGAGGGCGGGCTGGTGTGGGAGGTCGTCTCCCCCGGCTCCGACGCGGCCCGGCGGGTCCTCACCGAGTACTTCGACGACATCGTCGGACGGTACTGGGGGCGGCCGGCGCTGCCCGACGAGGTCGCCGCGGCGATGGCGGACGAGCCGAGCGACGACCTCCAGGGCGAGACGGGGCTGCTGCTCGTCGCGTCGTCGGCCGGGGTGCCCGTCGCCTGCGGCGGGGTGCGCCACGCCGGGGACGGTGACGCCGACCTCACCCGGGTCTACGTGGCGCCGAGCCAGCGGGGGCGCCGGCTGGGTGGCGAGCTCGTCGGACGTCTGGAGGTCCTCGCGGCCGCGGCCGGGGTGCGCACGCTGCGGCTCGACGTGCGCGGCGACCTCACGCAGGCCCGGTCGCTGTACCAGCGCCTGGGGTTCGTCGACGTCGAGCCCTTCAGCGACGCCCGGTACGCCGACCACTGGATGGCCAAGGCGCTGGCGCAGCCGTAG
- the glgX gene encoding glycogen debranching protein GlgX, which translates to MSDTRAASVHGPVPPFGVHLDGGGVRVSVLASHATAVDLCLIDVVHTAPGVEPRFTERRVRLTEQAYGVWHGYVPGVHEGQRYGFRTHGPWDPAAGLRHNPAKLLVDPYARGLLGDLDLGPETYGHVTRLEDVVPSASASDVSGAADASGAAGGPAPAGATGDAATARAAGTAGSASTAPGTDLVALPGVPRTRTPMLGRHVVGDPYGPADDRDSLGSVPHSVVVGPRHHHPPVRRPQVPWRDTVIYEAHVRGLTKNLEALPEELRGTYAGLAHPATVAHLKDLGITTVELLPIHASVPEPHLATKGLTNYWGYNTIGFFAPHAAYATAAAQAAGPGAVLDEVKGMVHLLHEAGLEVLLDVVYNHTCEGGAPGQHLSWRGLDNSVYYVHDGGSPARLVDHTGCGNSLDFRRPRVVQMALDSLRYWAQEVGVDGFRFDLAVTLGRDGAGFTSTHPFLVGLQTDPVINQLKLVAEPWDVGMGGWQTGGFPAPMAEWNDRFRNATRSFWLSDPAAAAHGRGGHGIRELATRLAGSADLFGHSDPPLVRGAIASVNYVTAHDGFTMADLVAYDHKHNQANGEDGRDGSDDNRSWNHGLEGPVPSDSLGMEIAPLRRRSIRNLMGMLLLSAGTPMITAGDEIGRTQRGNNNAYCQDGEISWTRWDLDPWREDLLETTRHLLRLRREHLALRVDGFFLGHPQPDDEPGQPDLAWYDAAASPVSHEQWHDTSTRIVQMLRRERRGHDAEEVDDSHVLLVLNGTLDDVHVTLAGRGNSTRAWTLAWDSAWERPDERELTVAGAPHDVAAGTEVHLEPLSMQVYLAYEDRA; encoded by the coding sequence ATGAGCGACACACGAGCCGCCTCCGTCCACGGTCCGGTCCCCCCGTTCGGCGTCCACCTCGACGGGGGTGGGGTGCGGGTCTCCGTGCTCGCGTCGCACGCCACCGCCGTCGACCTGTGCCTGATCGACGTGGTGCACACCGCCCCGGGCGTCGAGCCGCGGTTCACCGAGCGTCGCGTCCGGCTCACCGAGCAGGCCTACGGCGTCTGGCACGGCTACGTCCCGGGCGTGCACGAGGGCCAGCGCTACGGGTTCCGCACGCACGGACCGTGGGACCCGGCCGCCGGGCTGCGCCACAACCCCGCCAAGCTGCTCGTCGACCCCTACGCCCGCGGCCTGCTCGGCGACCTCGACCTCGGTCCGGAGACCTACGGCCACGTGACGCGGCTCGAGGACGTCGTGCCGTCCGCGAGCGCCTCGGACGTGTCGGGAGCGGCCGACGCCTCGGGAGCGGCAGGCGGTCCGGCTCCCGCAGGGGCCACCGGCGACGCGGCCACCGCACGCGCGGCGGGCACCGCCGGCTCCGCGAGCACGGCACCGGGGACCGACCTCGTCGCCCTGCCCGGTGTCCCCCGCACCCGGACCCCCATGCTCGGGCGGCACGTGGTGGGCGACCCCTACGGCCCGGCCGACGACCGCGACTCGCTCGGCTCGGTGCCGCACTCCGTGGTCGTCGGCCCCCGCCACCACCACCCGCCGGTGCGCCGGCCGCAGGTGCCGTGGCGGGACACCGTGATCTACGAGGCGCACGTGCGCGGTCTGACCAAGAACCTCGAGGCGCTGCCCGAGGAGCTGCGCGGCACCTACGCAGGGCTCGCCCACCCGGCGACCGTCGCGCACCTCAAGGACCTCGGGATCACCACCGTCGAGCTGCTCCCGATCCACGCCTCCGTGCCGGAGCCGCACCTCGCGACCAAGGGGCTGACCAACTACTGGGGCTACAACACCATCGGGTTCTTCGCCCCGCACGCCGCCTACGCGACCGCGGCTGCGCAGGCTGCCGGGCCGGGAGCCGTCCTCGACGAGGTCAAGGGCATGGTGCACCTGCTGCACGAGGCCGGCCTCGAGGTGCTCCTCGACGTCGTCTACAACCACACCTGCGAGGGCGGGGCCCCCGGGCAGCACCTCAGCTGGCGGGGCCTGGACAACAGCGTCTACTACGTGCACGACGGTGGCAGCCCGGCGCGGCTTGTCGACCACACCGGATGCGGCAACTCGCTCGACTTCCGGCGTCCGCGCGTGGTCCAGATGGCGCTCGACTCGCTGCGGTACTGGGCGCAGGAGGTGGGGGTCGACGGCTTCCGCTTCGACCTCGCCGTCACCCTCGGGCGCGACGGCGCGGGGTTCACGTCCACCCACCCGTTCCTCGTCGGGCTGCAGACCGACCCGGTGATCAACCAGCTCAAGCTCGTGGCCGAGCCGTGGGACGTCGGGATGGGCGGGTGGCAGACGGGGGGCTTCCCCGCGCCGATGGCCGAGTGGAACGACAGGTTCCGCAACGCGACGCGGTCGTTCTGGCTCTCCGACCCGGCGGCTGCCGCGCACGGTCGTGGCGGGCACGGCATCCGCGAGCTCGCGACCCGGCTGGCCGGCTCGGCCGACCTCTTCGGGCACTCGGACCCGCCGCTGGTCCGCGGCGCGATCGCGTCGGTCAACTACGTCACCGCGCACGACGGCTTCACCATGGCCGACCTCGTGGCCTACGACCACAAGCACAACCAGGCCAACGGCGAGGACGGTCGCGACGGCAGCGACGACAACCGGTCGTGGAACCACGGCCTCGAAGGTCCGGTGCCGAGCGACTCGCTCGGCATGGAGATCGCCCCGCTGCGGCGACGGTCCATCCGCAACCTCATGGGGATGCTCCTGCTGTCTGCCGGCACGCCGATGATCACGGCCGGCGACGAGATCGGCCGCACCCAGCGCGGGAACAACAACGCGTACTGCCAGGACGGCGAGATCTCGTGGACCCGGTGGGACCTCGACCCGTGGCGCGAGGACCTGCTCGAGACCACCCGGCACCTGCTCCGTCTGCGCCGGGAGCACCTCGCGCTGCGGGTCGACGGGTTCTTCCTCGGGCACCCGCAGCCCGACGACGAGCCGGGGCAGCCGGACCTCGCCTGGTACGACGCCGCGGCGTCGCCCGTGTCCCACGAGCAGTGGCACGACACCAGCACCCGGATCGTGCAGATGCTGCGCCGCGAGCGCCGCGGCCACGACGCCGAGGAGGTCGACGACTCGCACGTGCTGCTGGTGCTCAACGGCACGCTCGACGACGTGCACGTGACCCTGGCGGGCCGCGGCAACAGCACCCGCGCGTGGACGCTCGCCTGGGACTCGGCGTGGGAGCGGCCCGACGAGCGCGAGCTCACGGTCGCGGGGGCGCCGCACGACGTCGCCGCCGGGACCGAGGTGCACCTCGAGCCGCTGAGCATGCAGGTCTACCTCGCCTACGAGGACCGCGCGTGA
- a CDS encoding electron transfer flavoprotein subunit beta/FixA family protein has translation MRIVVPVKHVPDIHSDRGLTPAGRVRRGADDGTLNELDENAVEAALQIVEALDESERATSEVVALTVGPVEADAALRKAFQLGVGSAYRLGDDALAGSDVFGTAAAVAAAVRTLDAQAPVDLVITGMAALDGLGSVVTSLVAAELGLPQLTLASRLTVEHGQVEIERDLEGFTEVLTAPLPAVVSVTDHVNTPRYPNFKLIMAARTKEITVLSLGDVGLAPDAVGEAAARSRVVESAPRPPRPEVELVTDKGEGGLALAEYLIRNDLV, from the coding sequence ATGAGGATCGTCGTCCCGGTGAAGCACGTCCCGGACATCCACTCGGACCGGGGTCTGACCCCGGCGGGCCGGGTCAGGCGCGGCGCCGACGACGGCACGCTCAACGAGCTGGACGAGAACGCCGTCGAGGCCGCGCTGCAGATCGTCGAGGCCCTCGACGAGTCCGAGCGCGCCACGAGCGAGGTCGTCGCCCTCACGGTCGGCCCGGTCGAGGCCGACGCCGCGCTCCGCAAGGCCTTCCAGCTCGGGGTCGGCAGCGCGTACCGCCTCGGCGACGACGCGCTCGCCGGCTCGGACGTGTTCGGCACCGCCGCGGCCGTGGCCGCCGCCGTCCGGACCCTCGATGCGCAGGCACCGGTCGACCTCGTCATCACCGGGATGGCCGCGCTCGACGGGCTCGGGTCCGTCGTGACCAGCCTCGTCGCCGCCGAGCTCGGCCTGCCGCAGCTCACCCTCGCCTCGCGGCTGACCGTCGAGCACGGACAGGTCGAGATCGAGCGCGACCTCGAGGGCTTCACCGAGGTCCTCACCGCGCCGCTGCCCGCGGTCGTCTCCGTGACCGACCACGTGAACACCCCGCGGTACCCCAACTTCAAGCTCATCATGGCGGCCCGGACCAAGGAGATCACCGTCCTGAGCCTCGGCGACGTGGGCCTGGCCCCGGACGCCGTGGGTGAGGCGGCCGCCCGCAGCCGCGTCGTCGAGAGCGCCCCGCGCCCGCCGCGGCCCGAGGTCGAGCTCGTCACCGACAAGGGCGAGGGCGGGCTCGCGCTCGCCGAGTACCTCATCCGCAACGACCTCGTCTGA
- a CDS encoding electron transfer flavoprotein subunit alpha/FixB family protein has product MTASPRTVLVLLDTPADGLRSPARELLTLARSLGDVTALALEAPSETTLADAASYGAGTVLVVDLPGDASVGARLAPVAAEALAAAADRTGADLVLLTSSFVNREIGALAARTLGAGFVYDTSGISLTESGVVGSKRVFAGTWDVECAPTTPRAVLTLRSNSVVAQPVAEPVVPGVEHLAVEPTAAATAAVLVSRTAHATAADQSGRPALAEASAVVAGGRGTLGDFGPVEDLADALGAAVGATRDAVDEGWVEHDAQIGQTGVTIAPRVYVGAGISGAPHHRGGMQASGVVVAVNNDPDSPIFEIADFGVVGDLAEVLPQAAAAIRAHKATQG; this is encoded by the coding sequence ATGACTGCCTCCCCCCGAACCGTCCTCGTGCTGCTCGACACCCCGGCCGACGGCCTCCGCTCGCCGGCCCGCGAGCTGCTGACCCTCGCCCGCTCCCTGGGCGACGTCACCGCGCTGGCCCTCGAGGCCCCGTCCGAGACGACGCTCGCCGACGCCGCGTCCTACGGCGCCGGCACGGTGCTCGTGGTCGACCTGCCCGGTGACGCCTCCGTCGGCGCCCGGCTGGCCCCGGTCGCTGCCGAGGCCCTCGCCGCGGCTGCCGACCGCACGGGCGCGGACCTCGTGCTGCTCACCTCGTCCTTCGTCAACCGCGAGATCGGCGCGCTCGCGGCACGGACCCTCGGGGCGGGCTTCGTCTACGACACCTCGGGGATCTCCCTCACCGAGTCCGGCGTGGTCGGCTCCAAGCGCGTCTTCGCCGGGACCTGGGACGTCGAGTGCGCCCCGACCACCCCGCGCGCGGTCCTCACCCTCCGCTCGAACTCGGTCGTCGCGCAGCCCGTCGCCGAGCCGGTCGTCCCCGGGGTCGAGCACCTCGCGGTCGAGCCGACCGCTGCGGCGACCGCCGCGGTGCTCGTGTCCCGCACCGCCCACGCGACGGCGGCGGACCAGAGCGGACGCCCGGCCCTCGCCGAGGCCTCGGCCGTGGTGGCCGGTGGCCGGGGGACCCTCGGTGACTTCGGCCCGGTCGAGGACCTGGCGGACGCGCTCGGTGCCGCGGTCGGCGCCACCCGTGACGCGGTCGACGAGGGCTGGGTCGAGCACGACGCCCAGATCGGCCAGACGGGCGTGACGATCGCCCCGCGCGTCTACGTCGGCGCAGGGATCTCCGGCGCCCCGCACCACCGTGGTGGCATGCAGGCCTCGGGCGTGGTCGTCGCCGTCAACAACGACCCGGACTCGCCGATCTTCGAGATCGCCGACTTCGGCGTCGTGGGCGACCTGGCCGAGGTGCTCCCGCAGGCCGCCGCCGCGATCCGCGCGCACAAGGCCACCCAGGGCTGA
- a CDS encoding cysteine desulfurase family protein, translating to MNPHRSAYLDHAATTPMSPAAIEAYAQQMALVGNPSSLHSAGRAARRVVEEARETLAASLGARPSEVVFTGGGTEADNLAIKGLFWARRVNHPERRRILVSAVEHHAVLDPAFWMAEHAGAEIVLLAVDSRGVLDVDALRAELAAHADEVALISVMWANNEVGTVQPVDDVVAAARTYGIPVHSDAVQAVGHVPVDFAASGLDALTLTAHKLGGPVGVGALLVRRALDVTPVLHGGGQERGIRSGTLDTAGIRAFAVAVAESVAARENAAPRLAALRDRLVAGVLAAVPSATLRGPDPVAEATLRLPGNAHLTFAGCEGDSLLYLLDSAGVQSSTGSACQAGVPQPSHVLLALGIDEDDARGALRFSFGATSTESDVDLLLEVLPDVVARATSAGLASVGTRRHRSDREVSS from the coding sequence GTGAATCCTCACCGTTCCGCGTACCTCGACCACGCGGCGACGACTCCCATGTCGCCTGCCGCGATCGAGGCGTACGCGCAGCAGATGGCGCTCGTCGGCAACCCGTCGTCGCTGCACTCGGCCGGCCGCGCCGCCCGCCGCGTCGTCGAGGAGGCCCGCGAGACCCTCGCCGCCTCCCTCGGCGCCCGGCCGAGCGAGGTCGTCTTCACCGGTGGGGGCACCGAGGCGGACAACCTCGCGATCAAGGGCCTCTTCTGGGCGCGCCGCGTCAACCACCCGGAGCGGCGACGCATCCTCGTCTCCGCGGTCGAGCACCACGCCGTGCTCGACCCGGCGTTCTGGATGGCCGAGCACGCCGGGGCAGAGATCGTGCTCCTCGCCGTCGACTCCCGGGGTGTGCTCGACGTCGACGCGCTGCGGGCCGAGCTCGCGGCGCACGCCGACGAGGTCGCGCTGATCTCCGTGATGTGGGCCAACAACGAGGTCGGGACGGTCCAGCCGGTCGACGACGTGGTCGCCGCCGCACGCACGTACGGCATCCCCGTGCACTCCGACGCCGTCCAGGCCGTCGGTCACGTCCCGGTCGACTTCGCGGCGAGCGGGCTCGACGCCCTCACCCTCACCGCCCACAAGCTCGGGGGACCGGTCGGTGTCGGCGCGCTGCTCGTCCGCCGCGCGCTCGACGTCACCCCGGTGCTGCACGGGGGAGGGCAGGAGCGCGGGATCCGGTCCGGCACGCTCGACACCGCGGGCATCCGTGCCTTCGCGGTCGCCGTCGCCGAGTCCGTCGCGGCGCGCGAGAACGCCGCCCCGCGCCTGGCCGCGCTGCGCGACCGCCTCGTCGCCGGGGTCCTCGCCGCCGTCCCGTCGGCGACGCTGCGCGGACCGGACCCGGTGGCCGAGGCCACGCTCCGGCTGCCCGGCAACGCGCACCTGACCTTCGCCGGGTGCGAGGGCGACTCGCTCCTGTACCTGCTCGACTCCGCCGGGGTGCAGTCCTCGACGGGCTCGGCCTGCCAGGCCGGCGTCCCGCAGCCGTCGCACGTGCTGCTCGCGCTCGGCATCGACGAGGACGACGCCCGCGGCGCCCTCCGCTTCTCCTTCGGCGCGACGTCGACGGAGAGCGACGTGGACCTCCTGCTCGAGGTCCTCCCCGACGTCGTCGCACGGGCGACGTCCGCAGGACTCGCGTCCGTCGGCACGCGACGTCACCGCAGCGATCGAGAGGTGAGCTCATGA
- the mnmA gene encoding tRNA 2-thiouridine(34) synthase MnmA, which produces MKVLAAMSGGVDSAVAAARIVDAGHEVVGVHMALSRNRNQFREGSRGCCSIEDAGDARRAADVLGIPYYVWDLSEKFEDTVVADFLSEYAAGRTPNPCVRCNEHIKFEALLDKATALGFDAVATGHYAQVITSTRPDGSELRELHRSPNTAKDQSYVLAVMGPERLRRAMFPLGAFESKDAVRAEAAARGLSVSAKPDSYDICFVADGDTKGFLQERLGTKTGDIVDVDGTVLGEHEGAYAYTVGQRKGLAIGRPAADGKARYVLDIQPVSNTVVVGPAEMLSVDRITGDQSVWLADDVLAAHGAETGSTAAAPSGWIDAEVQVRAHGEPVPARVRAVPDASGATGGMEVELVGATLRGVAAGQSLVAYLGTRVLGQSTVVASTRAGRAETQPAQQTQPATQPARSA; this is translated from the coding sequence ATGAAGGTCCTCGCAGCCATGTCCGGCGGGGTGGACTCGGCGGTCGCCGCGGCGCGCATCGTCGACGCGGGCCACGAGGTGGTCGGCGTGCACATGGCGCTGTCCCGCAACCGCAACCAGTTCCGCGAGGGCTCGCGCGGGTGCTGCTCGATCGAGGACGCGGGCGACGCACGTCGGGCCGCCGACGTGCTCGGCATCCCGTACTACGTGTGGGACCTCTCCGAGAAGTTCGAGGACACCGTCGTGGCCGACTTCCTCTCGGAGTACGCAGCAGGCCGCACCCCGAACCCGTGCGTGCGGTGCAACGAGCACATCAAGTTCGAGGCGCTCCTCGACAAGGCGACCGCGCTCGGTTTCGACGCGGTCGCGACGGGCCACTACGCCCAGGTGATCACCTCGACACGACCCGACGGGAGCGAGCTGCGCGAGCTGCACCGCTCGCCGAACACGGCGAAGGACCAGTCGTACGTCCTCGCCGTCATGGGGCCGGAGCGCCTGCGCCGCGCCATGTTCCCGCTCGGGGCCTTCGAGTCCAAGGACGCGGTGCGCGCCGAGGCCGCCGCACGTGGGCTGAGCGTGTCGGCCAAGCCCGACTCCTACGACATCTGCTTCGTCGCCGACGGCGACACCAAGGGGTTCCTCCAGGAGCGCCTCGGGACCAAGACCGGCGACATCGTCGACGTCGACGGCACCGTCCTCGGCGAGCACGAGGGTGCCTACGCGTACACCGTCGGGCAGCGCAAGGGCCTGGCCATCGGGCGCCCGGCGGCTGACGGCAAGGCCCGGTACGTCCTCGACATCCAGCCGGTGTCCAACACCGTGGTCGTCGGGCCGGCCGAGATGCTCTCGGTCGACCGGATCACCGGTGACCAGAGCGTCTGGCTCGCCGACGACGTCCTCGCCGCGCACGGAGCCGAGACCGGCTCCACGGCCGCGGCTCCCTCGGGCTGGATCGACGCCGAGGTCCAGGTGCGGGCGCACGGTGAGCCTGTCCCGGCCCGCGTGCGTGCCGTGCCCGACGCCTCGGGCGCCACGGGCGGCATGGAGGTCGAGCTCGTCGGCGCGACGCTCCGCGGCGTCGCCGCGGGCCAGTCGCTCGTGGCCTACCTCGGCACCCGCGTCCTCGGGCAGTCGACGGTCGTGGCCTCCACGCGCGCCGGACGCGCCGAGACGCAGCCGGCCCAGCAGACCCAGCCCGCCACGCAGCCGGCACGCTCCGCGTGA